The genomic stretch GGACACCTCGCGCCGCGGAGGGCGTGACGTGCACTTCGTGAAGGAGAGCATCCTGCCCGCGTCGGTGGAAGAGGTCTTCGCCTTCCACGAACGTCCCGACGCCTTCGAACTCCTGCAGGCCCCGTGGGACACGGTGGAGATCATCACGCCGCCGACGAGCCTCGAGGTCGGTACCCGCGTCGAGTTGCGCACGAAGATCGGCCCGGTCTGGATCCGCATCGTGGCCGAGCACGTGGCCTACGAACGCAATCGCTTCTTCGAG from Candidatus Krumholzibacteriia bacterium encodes the following:
- a CDS encoding TIGR01777 family protein, whose amino-acid sequence is MHFVKESILPASVEEVFAFHERPDAFELLQAPWDTVEIITPPTSLEVGTRVELRTKIGPVWIRIVAEHVAYERNRFFE